A window of the Linepithema humile isolate Giens D197 chromosome 4, Lhum_UNIL_v1.0, whole genome shotgun sequence genome harbors these coding sequences:
- the LOC105671724 gene encoding uncharacterized protein codes for MRTMKEEQKILEVSAEKLRALEEGLQQKMSESKKKFEHKTGLCIRWIQSLHLILLLELMLFLAGSCYIIFQKYPSQVPEEKDTAIDLEKYISILDSMSEAQKSHPTTEMPKKLVKSGIIVDQLNNLLEDMGLIKEQESMQDKISATDIDSTMHAKSMPNSVGVENDNTMRASDFNNWPRIRLSLGDFKLNKEFIKNSVPLQFSSTKYVDDTIDKNAKIAQFLERLRDVAEIESKIEVDLKDFESKNDFTHNTNRLTSNSEENHGSDASNKLKNSNPEDSMDRRISADLINNLQNWKQKLSDLFADFFEDTTLDDRSEKSSFSDEINKQAINDLESGYVICPPDEPDESQESSAKGFSIFQSVSAQEISEQTENKSNENISASNEDKPNVDDSNVSMSASSDTSMFKRGGPFFLFSVLISSMENSESSHLPEIAANIKADEKRDSTENIKDSSEIWQDSAKHSTSNNDKFQWFNAPARFTDDLQPGPIDIPKLSDANIYPFLSEKPEYFEDLIPGSQCQVQIVRDIFVVRCPAVNFDEKWNLTSVETHTSDFPDVNSSEDFFYDFYDDASDQLEEQLTLQHNVPEKMDTVELQKDTPSVKILNVSPERVRLDFAGDSKVIQDDTAHILNEEEIRQVTTTVSPSSYKFNSDYVNSYDKFISWFKTLNSKQQEALKPQVHDILDYEHLETSAEISDLTASAMNSSNDRRKRMAVTELQNKLVSIFNNETKSLIDYVNSTKSLSSGNDYIDTIHNKSSNWTFLSLDSWRQQSDVAKKVVEDIRHDFFSKIIDNLSDSSNGRKKRMAVTEWQSVENTIEENNENVEVLQNLKKIFQRMEILAAYIDRLHERYLLHNKLDDDYVSSEFPTEIKKRRK; via the exons ATGCGCACCATGAAGGAAGAGCAGAAAATTCTTGAAG tTTCTGCAGAGAAACTCAGAGCTTTGGAAGAAGGATTGCAACAGAAGATGTCAGAATCGAAAAAGAAGTTTGAACATAAAACCGGCTTATGCATACGATGGATACAATCTCTCCATCTAATACTTCTCTTGGAGTTGATGTTATTTTTAGCAGGAAGTTGTTATATAATCTTCCAAAAATATCCTTCTCAAGTACCGGAAGAGAAGGATACAGCTATTGATCtcgaaaaatacatttcaattCTGGATTCAATGTCAGAAGCACAGAAATCACATCCAACTACAGAAATGCCTAAGAAATTAGTCAAGTCTGGTATTATCGTAGATCAacttaataatcttttagaAGACATGGGACTGATCAAAGAGCAAGAATCAATGCAAGACAAAATAAGTGCAACAGATATAGACAGCACGATGCATGCTAAAAGTATGCCAAATTCTGTTGGCGTAGAAAATGACAACACGATGCGAGCAAGTGATTTTAACAACTGGCCTCGAATAAGATTATCTTTAGGAGATTTTAAGTTAAACAAggaatttataaagaattcaGTGCCATTGCAATTTTCTTCAACCAAGTACGTCGATGATACTATTGACAAGAACGCAAAAATTGCCCAATTTTTGGAGAGACTGCGAGATGTAGCTGAGATAGAATCTAAAATCGAAGTTGACTTGAAAGATTTCGAAAGCAAGAATGATTTTACTCACAATACTAATCGTTTGACGTCAAATAGCGAGGAAAATCATGGATCAGATGCGTctaataaacttaaaaattcaaatccTGAAGATTCGATGGATCGTAGAATCAGTGCAgatctaataaataatttgcaaaattggaAACAGAAATTATCTGACTTATTTGCCGATTTTTTTGAAGACACGACGTTAGATGATCGTAGTGAAAAGAGTTCTTTTAGCGACGAGATTAATAAACAAGCAATCAACGATTTAGAATCAGGATATGTCATATGCCCGCCCGATGAGCCCGATGAGTCACAAGAGAGCTCAGCCAAaggtttttcaatttttcaatctgTATCGGCACAAGAAATTTCAGAGCAGacggaaaataaatcaaacgaAAATATTAGTGCAAGTAACGAAGATAAGCCGAATGTTGATGATAGTAATGTGTCTATGTCAGCATCATCTGACACATCTATGTTCAAAAGAGGTggtccattttttttattcagtgtATTGATAAGTAGCATGGAAAATTCAGAAAGTTCACATTTGCCAGAGATTGCAGCAAACATAAAAGCAGATGAGAAACGTGATTCAACGGAAAATATTAAGGATTCCTCCGAGATTTGGCAAGATAGCGCAAAACACTCAACgtcaaataatgataaattccAATGGTTTAATGCGCCCGCCCGTTTTACAGATGATTTACAACCTGGACCGATAGATATACCAAAATTGAGCGACGCTAATATTTATCCATTTCTGAGTGAAAAGCCAGAGTATTTCGAAGATTTAATTCCCGGAAGTCAGTGCCAAGTGCAAATTGTCAGAGATATTTTTGTGGTGAGGTGTCCCGCTGTTAATTTCGACGAAAAATGGAATCTCACTTCCGTTGAAACACACACATCCGATTTTCCAGATGTAAATAGTTCTGAAgactttttttatgatttttacgACGATGCAAGCGATCAATTGGAAGAGCAATTAACTTTGCAGCATAATGTACCTGAGAAAATGGACACAGTGGAATTACAAAAAGACACACcaagtgtaaaaattttaaacgtatCACCTGAAAGAGTTAGATTAGATTTTGCAGGTGATTCGAAAGTCATTCAAGATGATACTGCTCACATTTTGaatgaagaagaaataagACAAGTTACAACGACGGTATCTCCTTctagttataaatttaattctgatTACGTCAATTCTTATGACAAATTCATATCATGGTTTAAGACTTTAAATTCTAAACAGCAAGAAGCATTAAAACCTCAAGTACATGATATTCTAGATTACGAACATCTTGAAACTTCTGCGGAAATTAGTGATCTTACTGCAAGCGCCATGAACAGCAGTAATGACAGAAGAAAACGTATGGCTGTAActgaattgcaaaataaattagtctcaatatttaataatgaaacaaagtCGCTCATCGATTATGTGAACTCGACCAAGTCACTTTCATCTGGAAACGATTATATAGATACCATTCACAACAAATCTTCTAACTGGACCTTTCTATCTCTTGATTCTTGGCGTCAACAGTCTGACGTTGCAAAAAAAGTCGTGGAAGACATACGTCAcgattttttctcgaaaataattgataatttatcagATAGCAGTAATGGCAGAAAAAAACGTATGGCTGTAACTGAATGGCAATCag TGGAAAATACAATAGaag
- the LOC105671597 gene encoding rh5-interacting protein-like: MRQAHQFVYILLYLQLFICNGFIFADVSSKKIISNVKNKISINEQKCNSDDECTVTDSVCSNGLCKCAPGYTLSADLTSCIKVATGLNAPCNETAQCSAYLFSGAQCVKDVCVCGPGYYYLHGKCNRYVGLFEKCKKNIDCYVNAEFEASICDTIDGICKCNSDFYQREHRTCRRKGKAVNDECILDIDCTFINATCTSEYVCAIKSESDKAVAFSSDAVLNISDTVDKEIQVSKCKTDEDCKALENTICDPTGICRCKRAHFVPDAEKDTKCIPELGESCQEYDVNDHAYIEKSICRKGKWSCTNGTVATKDNRKCRKVTRKYKGNCELDEQCYIFGPDAICSNKECICDENVSHYVESELFCWISKKAGEDCKKNQDCYVKDFKGELICNGTCDCPNGKHLNENKTACIDNNSTGLGGICEVCSNCATPHSVCKKEVCSCRDFYYPSNDQCLAGINSTCVNNEDCTPENSECKSAICSCQPNYIAVDTDSCVPILSFGESCSLDIQCSVNVTDAICASKNNITDTIELPKTAENKTCTCSKENHYKFGKCFKKKFLGETCANLGECYETINQGIIVCKKGKCACDSGYMKFDNSTCVRDTQSPFLSNGNVINGVPTELFLIVLFIFSCKLI; encoded by the exons atgcgACAAGCTCATCAATTCGTGTACATTCTGTTAtatttgcaactttttatatgcaatg gATTCATATTCGCTGACGTTTcatcaaaaaaaattatcagcaatgtaaagaataaaatatccatTAATGAACAGAAATGCAATTCTGATGATGAATGTACAGTAACAGATAGTGTGTGTAGCAACGGTTTGTGTAAATGTGCACCCGGATATACTCTTAGCGCCGATCTGACATCTTGTATTAAag TTGCTACTGGACTTAATGCGCCGTGTAACGAAACAGCGCAGTGTTCGGCTTATCTTTTCAGCGGAGCACAATGCGTAAAAGATGTCTGCGTATGTGGTCCCGGTTATTATTATCTACACGGTAAATGTAATCGATATGTCG gtttGTTCGAGaaatgcaagaaaaatatcgattgCTACGTAAACGCCGAGTTCGAAGCAAGCATTTGTGACACAATTGACGGAATTTGCAAATGTAACTCTGATTTTTATCAGCGCGAACATCGCACTTGTCGGCGAAAGGGCAAAG CCGTTAACGATGAATGCATATTGGACATCGATTGCACTTTTATCAACGCGACATGCACTAGTGAATACGTATGCGCTATAAAATCTGAATCCGATAAAGCTGTTGCATTTTCGTCTGATGCCGTATTGAATATCAGCGATACCGTAGATAAAG AAATTCAAGTGAGTAAATGTAAAACCGACGAGGATTGCAAAGCCCTGGAAAATACGATATGTGATCCTACTGGAATATGTCGTTGTAAGCGTGCACATTTTGTGCCTGATGCGGAGAAAGATACCAAATGTATTCCag AACTCGGAGAATCCTGTCAAGAATATGACGTCAACGACCATGcttatatagaaaaatctaTTTGTCGAAAAGGAAAATGGAGTTGTACAAATGGCACGGTTGCGACTAAAGATAATCGCAAATGTCGTAAAG TGACTAGAAAATACAAGGGAAACTGCGAACTGGACGAACAGTGCTATATCTTCGGTCCGGATGCTATCTGCAGCAACAAAGAGTGTATATGTGACGAGAATGTTTCCCACTATGTGGAAAGCGAACTCTTTTGCTGGATAAGCAAGAAAGCCGGTGAAGATTGTAAGAAGAATCAAGACTGTTATGTGAAAGATTTCAAGGGCGAACTAATATGCAACGGCACATGCGACTGTCCCAATGGCAAACacttaaatgaaaataaaacggCTTGTATAGATAACAACTCAACAG gaCTTGGAGGAATTTGCGAAGTATGCAGTAATTGCGCGACACCACACAGCGTTTGCAAGAAAGAAGTGTGTTCATGTCGCGATTTCTATTATCCGTCAAATGATCAATGTTTGGCag gtATCAATTCTACCTGCGTAAATAACGAAGATTGCACGCCAGAGAATTCCGAGTGTAAGTCTGCAATATGTTCTTGTCAACCGAATTATATAGCTGTGGATACCGACTCGTGCGTACCAA tattatcgTTCGGCGAATCATGTTCACTGGATATTCAGTGCTCTGTCAATGTAACGGACGCGATTTGTGCGAGCAAAAACAATATCACAGATACAATAGAATTGCCAAAAACAGCAGAAAACAAAACTTGTACTTGTAGCAAAGAAAACCACTACAAATTCGGAAaatgttttaagaaaaaat TTCTTGGTGAAACTTGCGCAAATCTGGGTGAATGTTACGAAACCATAAATCAAGGAATAATAGTCTGCAAGAAGGGAAAATGCGCATGTGATTCGGGTTACATGAAATTTGACAACAGTACCTGCGTGAGAGATACGCAATCCCCTTTTTTGTCAAACGGCAA TGTAATTAACGGCGTGCCTACGGAGCTGTTTttaattgtactttttatattttcttgtaaacttatttaa
- the LOC105671767 gene encoding high affinity copper uptake protein 1-like produces MHGMSFHGGVTETILFSGWRISDTSGLIGSIVGIILLTALYEGLKSYREHLFASTTFLRRNQPQKSRNALLFSGIHLFQTLLHVIQLVLGYFLMFIFMTYNYWLCIAIAAGTALGYWLFAWNKVNNENTVCCS; encoded by the exons atgcaTGGC ATGTCATTTCATGGCGGCGTTACggaaactattttattttccggCTGGCGCATAAGTGATACATCAGGATTAATTGGTTCTATAGTCGGCATCATTCTTCTAACTGCATTGTATGAAGGATTAAAATCTTATCG TGAACATCTTTTTGCAAGCACGACATTTTTAAGAAGAAACCAGCCGCAGAAATCCAGAAA CGCATTGTTGTTCTCTGGAATACATTTGTTTCAAACGCTTTTGCACGTAATCCAACTGGTGCTTGGTTATTTccttatgtttatttttatgacgTACAACTATTGGCTCTGCATCGCTATCGCAGCTGGAACAGCTCTCGGTTATTGGCTATTTGCGTGGAACAaagttaataatgaaaatacagTCTGTTGTTCgtaa
- the LOC105671752 gene encoding endoplasmic reticulum aminopeptidase 1-like isoform X2, whose amino-acid sequence MMKGSPGKDSETIQLEPMSRASRQNESVDLTETDAKVPLRNATRKTCDSGDSSAGLHRRNFYERANEVVRCSERKTYCVLCVCCLVLLITSLIIALAPLRNGCTCSEDELSKSIDDEKDAMPRMENGELFPWDNIRLPSFAHPTRYNITMHPNLTTLDFRGRVTIEFYVDEETKFIVFHSKNLTIKEQIVKEGYEELKIAKLLEYPKREQLYLELEEKFRRKQNYTLFLSFNSTLNNTELKGFYFSTYVTPDGDQKYLATTLFEPTYARMAFPCFDEPQFKAKFKISIYRDRFHISLCNMPIVNTEEAGFYLGTNLLRDDFQESVEMSTYLVAFVVCDFNRYFELTERNTSVSVYAPAHMLPQTNYSLTTAVNIMNYFESFFGIPYPLPKQDLIAIPDFAPAAMENWGLIAFREIYLMYDPIETSTEIQEYVAVLMAHELAHQWFGNLVTMKWWNDIWLNEGAATFFEYKGVNHISPEWGMMNLFILHKTQRALELDALANSHPISVPVANPMEIESIFDTVSYFKGASILYMLEGVLCESVFKRGLNDYLNSHAYGNTETNDLWSVFTKHTKNSSLVNELDIKTIMNTWTQQTGFPLVTIIRDGETVTATQKRFLLSPREKGANISQSKSPFNYKWYIPLNCYTHEPPGNIEVWMNMTNATFEISTDVEYIKCNVNQTGFYRVNYPNEMWVSIIKTLKSNHTKFSSADRANLVDDVFSLCDAGELDASIPLDLALYLINERDHAPWETALRYLNLWKKRLGESEAYKRYIIFFKKLLNPITKYVGWKDEGTHLKKLLRTTVLKSAIELEMTEVVKPAKNLFQDWISKNKRIAPDIRNIVYMAGVKFGEETEWLHCWNVYLKTQIQSEKLVMLQALGAAMDPWLLKRYLRFSLNRDLIKAQDVNTVIASVAANTHGHYLAWRHIKAYWPQIEILYMNESLSISDLILSVVPDYFITEYDYSEVSEFFKQHDLRSGDRTLQQSLEIVKFNIHWVKINAKSVNDWLVKYFTLNTSKNDTS is encoded by the exons ATGATGAAAGGAAGTCCAGGAAAGGACAGCGAAACTATCCAGCTGGAGCCCATGTCCAGGGCCTCTAGGCAAAACGAATCCGTCGATCTTACAGAAACGGATGCCAAAGTTCCGTTAAGAAACGCCACAAGAAAGACATGCGATTCAG GAGATAGCAGTGCCGGATTGCACAGACGTAATTTTTACGAACGCGCCAATGAAGTCGTTAGATGTTCTGAAAGGAAGACTTATTGCGTGCTTTGCGTCTGTTGCTTGGTGCTTCTTATTACATCTCTCATCATCGCCCTGGCGCCTTTACGAAATG gctGCACTTGTTCTGAAGACGAGCTCAGTAAAAGTATAGATGATGAAAAGGACGCCATGCCTCGAATGGAGAACGGAGAG TTATTTCCATGGGATAACATAAGGTTACCTTCATTCGCACATCCTACTAGATACAATATTACCATGCATCCAAATCTTACCACCTTAGATTTTAGAG gacGTGTAACAATCGAATTTTATGTCGATGAAGAGACCAAATTTATCGTCTTCCACAGtaaaaatttgacaataaaGGAACAA ATAGTCAAAGAAGGTTACGAAGAATTGAAGATCGCAAAGTTACTCGAGTATCCGAAACGTGAACAATTGTATCTAGAATTGGAGGAGAAATTTCGAAGAAAGCAGAACTACACGCTATTTCTGAGTTTCAACTCGACGCTAAATAATACTGAACTTAAAGGGTTTTACTTCAGCACCTACGTCACCCCCGATGGAGATCAAAA ATATTTGGCTACGACTCTCTTCGAGCCGACGTATGCGCGCATGGCTTTTCCATGCTTCGACGAGCCGCAATTTAAAgccaaatttaaaatatcgatatacAGGGACAGATTTCACATTTCATTATGCAACATGCCTATAGTAAACACCGAAGAAGCTGGATTTTATCTGGGTACAAATCTC TTACGCGATGACTTTCAAGAGTCCGTAGAGATGTCGACGTATCTGGTGGCCTTTGTGGTGTGCGATTTTAACAGATACTTCGAACTGACAGAGAGAAATACGTCTGTGAGTGTGTATGCTCCAGCGCACATGCTTCCACAAACGAACTATTCTCTGACCACTGCtgttaatattatgaattacTTTGAATCTTTCTTCGGCATACCTTACCCTTTGCCAAAACaag ATCTGATAGCAATTCCCGACTTTGCGCCTGCTGCTATGGAAAACTGGGGCCTAATCGCTTTTCGAGAAATATACTTAATGTATGATCCGATAGAAACATCTACCGAAATACAAGAATACGTAGCCGTTCTCATGGCTCACGAACTGGCTCACCAATGGTTCGGTAATCTCGTCACGATGAAATGGTGGAACGATATCTGGCTGAACGAAGGAGCCGCGACTTTCTTTGAGTACAAAGGCGTCAATCACATCTCGCCCGAGTGGGGCATGatgaatttattcattttgcaCAAAACACAACGAGCACTCGAGCTCGACGCCCTAGCTAACAGTCATCCAATAAGCGTACCCGTTGCAAACCCCATGGAGATAGAAAGCATATTCGATACGGTTAGCTATTTCAAAGGCGCATCCATCCTTTATATGCTCGAAGGAGTTTTGTGCGAGAGTGTTTTTAAGCGCGGATTAAACGACTATCTGAATTCTCATGCATATGGAAACACAGAGACCAACGACCTGTGGTCGGTTTTCACAAAGCACACAAAAAATTCATCTCTTGTTAATGAGCTCGACATAAAA ACAATAATGAATACTTGGACTCAACAAACGGGCTTTCCACTTGTGACCATCATCCGTGATGGCGAAACTGTCACGGCGACGCAAAAGAGATTCCTCCTTTCACCGCGCGAAAAAGGAGCGAACATTTCGCAGTCCAAGTCACCCTTCAACTATAAGTGGTACATCCCGCTGAACTGCTACACACACGAACCTCCGGGCAACATCGAGGTGTGGATGAATATGACCAATG CGACTTTCGAAATATCGACCGACGTTGAATACATCAAATGCAACGTCAATCAAACTGGCTTTTATCGAGTTAATTACCCGAACGAGATGTGGGTCTCGATCATTAAAACTTTGAAGAGTAATCACACCAAGTTCAGTTCGGCAGATCGAGCGAATCTTGTTGACGATGTATTTTCGCTGTGCGACGCGGGCGAGCTGGACGCTTCGATCCCATTGGATCTTGCGCTTTATCTTATCAACGAAAGAGATCACGCGCCGTGGGAAACTGCGTTGCGCTACCTAAATCTTTGGAAGAAAAGACTAGGCGAGAGTGAAGCGTATAAGAggtatatcatatttttcaagaagTTGTTGAATCCGATTACGAAATACGTCGGCTGGAAAGATGAAGGAACGCACTTGAAAAA GTTGTTAAGAACCACGGTATTGAAATCGGCCATCGAGCTAGAAATGACTGAAGTGGTGAAGCCCGCAAAGAATCTTTTCCAAGACTGGATATCGAAAAACAAACGCATCGCGCCTGATATACGGAATATCGTTTACATGGCAg GTGTGAAATTTGGGGAGGAGACCGAATGGCTTCATTGCTGGAACGTTTATCTTAAGACGCAAATCCAAAGTGAGAAGCTGGTAATGTTGCAAGCCCTAGGCGCGGCGATGGATCCTTGGCTACTTAAACGTTATCTCCGCTTCTCGCTCAACCGAGATCTGATCAAGGCGCAGGACGTTAACACTGTCATAGCGTCCGTCGCTGCCAATACACACGGACACTACCTCGCTTGGCGACATATTAAAGCCTATTGGCCGCAAATCGAGATCTTGTATATGAACGAATCGCTCTCGATAAGCGACCTTATACTCAGCGTCGTTCCCGACTACTTCATTACGGAATACGACTATAGCGAA GTCTCAGAGTTCTTCAAACAACACGATCTACGCAGCGGTGATCGCACCTTGCAACAAAGCTTAGAAATAGTGAAGTTCAACATCCACTgggtaaaaataaatgcgaaaagCGTGAATGATTGGCTCGTGAAGTACTTCACGTTGAATACTTCAAAAAATGATACGAGTTAA
- the LOC105671752 gene encoding endoplasmic reticulum aminopeptidase 1-like isoform X1, with product MMKGSPGKDSETIQLEPMSRASRQNESVDLTETDAKVPLRNATRKTCDSGDSSAGLHRRNFYERANEVVRCSERKTYCVLCVCCLVLLITSLIIALAPLRNGCTCSEDELSKSIDDEKDAMPRMENGEIPYSDHRIQCEILQLFPWDNIRLPSFAHPTRYNITMHPNLTTLDFRGRVTIEFYVDEETKFIVFHSKNLTIKEQIVKEGYEELKIAKLLEYPKREQLYLELEEKFRRKQNYTLFLSFNSTLNNTELKGFYFSTYVTPDGDQKYLATTLFEPTYARMAFPCFDEPQFKAKFKISIYRDRFHISLCNMPIVNTEEAGFYLGTNLLRDDFQESVEMSTYLVAFVVCDFNRYFELTERNTSVSVYAPAHMLPQTNYSLTTAVNIMNYFESFFGIPYPLPKQDLIAIPDFAPAAMENWGLIAFREIYLMYDPIETSTEIQEYVAVLMAHELAHQWFGNLVTMKWWNDIWLNEGAATFFEYKGVNHISPEWGMMNLFILHKTQRALELDALANSHPISVPVANPMEIESIFDTVSYFKGASILYMLEGVLCESVFKRGLNDYLNSHAYGNTETNDLWSVFTKHTKNSSLVNELDIKTIMNTWTQQTGFPLVTIIRDGETVTATQKRFLLSPREKGANISQSKSPFNYKWYIPLNCYTHEPPGNIEVWMNMTNATFEISTDVEYIKCNVNQTGFYRVNYPNEMWVSIIKTLKSNHTKFSSADRANLVDDVFSLCDAGELDASIPLDLALYLINERDHAPWETALRYLNLWKKRLGESEAYKRYIIFFKKLLNPITKYVGWKDEGTHLKKLLRTTVLKSAIELEMTEVVKPAKNLFQDWISKNKRIAPDIRNIVYMAGVKFGEETEWLHCWNVYLKTQIQSEKLVMLQALGAAMDPWLLKRYLRFSLNRDLIKAQDVNTVIASVAANTHGHYLAWRHIKAYWPQIEILYMNESLSISDLILSVVPDYFITEYDYSEVSEFFKQHDLRSGDRTLQQSLEIVKFNIHWVKINAKSVNDWLVKYFTLNTSKNDTS from the exons ATGATGAAAGGAAGTCCAGGAAAGGACAGCGAAACTATCCAGCTGGAGCCCATGTCCAGGGCCTCTAGGCAAAACGAATCCGTCGATCTTACAGAAACGGATGCCAAAGTTCCGTTAAGAAACGCCACAAGAAAGACATGCGATTCAG GAGATAGCAGTGCCGGATTGCACAGACGTAATTTTTACGAACGCGCCAATGAAGTCGTTAGATGTTCTGAAAGGAAGACTTATTGCGTGCTTTGCGTCTGTTGCTTGGTGCTTCTTATTACATCTCTCATCATCGCCCTGGCGCCTTTACGAAATG gctGCACTTGTTCTGAAGACGAGCTCAGTAAAAGTATAGATGATGAAAAGGACGCCATGCCTCGAATGGAGAACGGAGAG ATACCATACTCAGATCATCGAATACAATGTGAAATCTTGCAGTTATTTCCATGGGATAACATAAGGTTACCTTCATTCGCACATCCTACTAGATACAATATTACCATGCATCCAAATCTTACCACCTTAGATTTTAGAG gacGTGTAACAATCGAATTTTATGTCGATGAAGAGACCAAATTTATCGTCTTCCACAGtaaaaatttgacaataaaGGAACAA ATAGTCAAAGAAGGTTACGAAGAATTGAAGATCGCAAAGTTACTCGAGTATCCGAAACGTGAACAATTGTATCTAGAATTGGAGGAGAAATTTCGAAGAAAGCAGAACTACACGCTATTTCTGAGTTTCAACTCGACGCTAAATAATACTGAACTTAAAGGGTTTTACTTCAGCACCTACGTCACCCCCGATGGAGATCAAAA ATATTTGGCTACGACTCTCTTCGAGCCGACGTATGCGCGCATGGCTTTTCCATGCTTCGACGAGCCGCAATTTAAAgccaaatttaaaatatcgatatacAGGGACAGATTTCACATTTCATTATGCAACATGCCTATAGTAAACACCGAAGAAGCTGGATTTTATCTGGGTACAAATCTC TTACGCGATGACTTTCAAGAGTCCGTAGAGATGTCGACGTATCTGGTGGCCTTTGTGGTGTGCGATTTTAACAGATACTTCGAACTGACAGAGAGAAATACGTCTGTGAGTGTGTATGCTCCAGCGCACATGCTTCCACAAACGAACTATTCTCTGACCACTGCtgttaatattatgaattacTTTGAATCTTTCTTCGGCATACCTTACCCTTTGCCAAAACaag ATCTGATAGCAATTCCCGACTTTGCGCCTGCTGCTATGGAAAACTGGGGCCTAATCGCTTTTCGAGAAATATACTTAATGTATGATCCGATAGAAACATCTACCGAAATACAAGAATACGTAGCCGTTCTCATGGCTCACGAACTGGCTCACCAATGGTTCGGTAATCTCGTCACGATGAAATGGTGGAACGATATCTGGCTGAACGAAGGAGCCGCGACTTTCTTTGAGTACAAAGGCGTCAATCACATCTCGCCCGAGTGGGGCATGatgaatttattcattttgcaCAAAACACAACGAGCACTCGAGCTCGACGCCCTAGCTAACAGTCATCCAATAAGCGTACCCGTTGCAAACCCCATGGAGATAGAAAGCATATTCGATACGGTTAGCTATTTCAAAGGCGCATCCATCCTTTATATGCTCGAAGGAGTTTTGTGCGAGAGTGTTTTTAAGCGCGGATTAAACGACTATCTGAATTCTCATGCATATGGAAACACAGAGACCAACGACCTGTGGTCGGTTTTCACAAAGCACACAAAAAATTCATCTCTTGTTAATGAGCTCGACATAAAA ACAATAATGAATACTTGGACTCAACAAACGGGCTTTCCACTTGTGACCATCATCCGTGATGGCGAAACTGTCACGGCGACGCAAAAGAGATTCCTCCTTTCACCGCGCGAAAAAGGAGCGAACATTTCGCAGTCCAAGTCACCCTTCAACTATAAGTGGTACATCCCGCTGAACTGCTACACACACGAACCTCCGGGCAACATCGAGGTGTGGATGAATATGACCAATG CGACTTTCGAAATATCGACCGACGTTGAATACATCAAATGCAACGTCAATCAAACTGGCTTTTATCGAGTTAATTACCCGAACGAGATGTGGGTCTCGATCATTAAAACTTTGAAGAGTAATCACACCAAGTTCAGTTCGGCAGATCGAGCGAATCTTGTTGACGATGTATTTTCGCTGTGCGACGCGGGCGAGCTGGACGCTTCGATCCCATTGGATCTTGCGCTTTATCTTATCAACGAAAGAGATCACGCGCCGTGGGAAACTGCGTTGCGCTACCTAAATCTTTGGAAGAAAAGACTAGGCGAGAGTGAAGCGTATAAGAggtatatcatatttttcaagaagTTGTTGAATCCGATTACGAAATACGTCGGCTGGAAAGATGAAGGAACGCACTTGAAAAA GTTGTTAAGAACCACGGTATTGAAATCGGCCATCGAGCTAGAAATGACTGAAGTGGTGAAGCCCGCAAAGAATCTTTTCCAAGACTGGATATCGAAAAACAAACGCATCGCGCCTGATATACGGAATATCGTTTACATGGCAg GTGTGAAATTTGGGGAGGAGACCGAATGGCTTCATTGCTGGAACGTTTATCTTAAGACGCAAATCCAAAGTGAGAAGCTGGTAATGTTGCAAGCCCTAGGCGCGGCGATGGATCCTTGGCTACTTAAACGTTATCTCCGCTTCTCGCTCAACCGAGATCTGATCAAGGCGCAGGACGTTAACACTGTCATAGCGTCCGTCGCTGCCAATACACACGGACACTACCTCGCTTGGCGACATATTAAAGCCTATTGGCCGCAAATCGAGATCTTGTATATGAACGAATCGCTCTCGATAAGCGACCTTATACTCAGCGTCGTTCCCGACTACTTCATTACGGAATACGACTATAGCGAA GTCTCAGAGTTCTTCAAACAACACGATCTACGCAGCGGTGATCGCACCTTGCAACAAAGCTTAGAAATAGTGAAGTTCAACATCCACTgggtaaaaataaatgcgaaaagCGTGAATGATTGGCTCGTGAAGTACTTCACGTTGAATACTTCAAAAAATGATACGAGTTAA